Proteins encoded within one genomic window of Humulus lupulus chromosome 1, drHumLupu1.1, whole genome shotgun sequence:
- the LOC133816678 gene encoding uncharacterized protein LOC133816678 → MFFSFSRSSLSVLSTLSIARAIDEALEHTTAEEHSLHWNCRLFLPQFVIEESEENGDRSLPETLFDLMKHHFETEEVTVEAPLRVLNVQVIDLVTGKPCKVGIKYLEDGTKVRVSRGLGASGSVIPLLEILKIRTTPRPIVAGPKDTPMDVVMEKTYDAKTGRGMPEL, encoded by the exons atgttcttttctttctctcgCTCTAGTCTCAGCGTTCTTTCTACCCTCTCCATCGCGCGAGCTATTGATGAAGCATTGGAGCACACCACAGCAGAGGAGCACTCTCTCCACTGGAATTGCAGGCTCTTTCTTCCCCAATTTGTGATCGAAGAGAGTGAAGAAAATGGTGACCGGTCACTCCCAGAGACTTTGTTCGATTTGATGAAGCATCACTTCGAAACTGAAGAGG TTACAGTTGAAGCTCCTCTTCGTGTTTTAAATGTTCAAGTTATTGATCTAGTCACAGG GAAGCCTTGTAAAGTTGGGATTAAGTATCTTGAAGATGGAACCAAAGTAAGAGTATCCAGAGGCCTGGGTGCATCAGGATCCGTTATTCCTCTTCTTGAGATATTGAAGATAAGGACTACGCCAAGGCCTATAGTTG CTGGTCCAAAGGATACTCCAATGGATGTTGTGATGGAGAAGACTTATGATGCAAAAACAGGGCGAGGCATGCCTGAACTTTGA